From the Manihot esculenta cultivar AM560-2 chromosome 14, M.esculenta_v8, whole genome shotgun sequence genome, the window CGTCAAGCCAAGAAATGAATAAATATAATAGTAACAGCAATGAAATGCATGGGTAATGATTCTTTTAGCTATTCCGTTGAGGGTAGTAAAATTACTTTAGCACAAAAAGTCAAACTGAACAGAAATGTTTTTCAACAGAAATaaacaagaaaaaggaaaggaaaaaaaattacaagCACAAATGGATGTGCTGCTGTACCTATGGAGCATAACTGAAAAGATATAGCGCATAGCAAATCATCATAATGCTTGATACTCAAACTCAAAATGAATAATTCATCTATCTAGGCAGCAAACCAGAATGCTTTTAATCAAAGTCCAATTTGCACAAAGGAAATTTAAGAGCACCTGCTCCTGGATTATGCTTCTTGCCTCAACAAGTTGAGCTTCAAGTTCAAGTTCTCTCTCAGTTGCTTCTGATGTGACTTCTGCTCCTTTCTGTGCATCTTGCAATTGAACCATACGCTCCTtcaaatttaaaagaataaaacatCAATAAATTATTGTCAGCAGGATCCTTTCATTACAAGGATGCAATGGGAAAAAAAAGTACCTTTATGGAAGATATCTTAGTTCGGAGACTTTCCTCAATTTGATCTCTAGCCATGTGTAAAGGCAGGTCAAAAACGTCCTGTAAATGAAGTATTACATGAAGCATTTGACACATTGACAATAAACAAAAGCACATCTAATTGTCATACCGTTCTTGACCCATTGACAATAAATAAAAAGCATCATCTAGTTGTCATACCGTCCTTCCACCCAAGGGAGACTGTGAGGGGTCagcttcaagtttttcattgacagccaaagattgctttgttgaacCATTTGGAGCATTTATGAAATCGCGCATGTCAACCTGTAAGCCAGGCTTGCAAACTGAGATTATAATATAAGTAAATCTCATTTTTCATAAAGGCCATTAGTTATATAAATGTGTCAATGATTAAACAAGCCAAAGCCATTCAAATATGAGGGAGagacaataggaaaagatcaaaTCCAGTGAGAAAGCATTATGCCCAATGGAAGGACAAACTTTTTGAGACGTCATATACTTCACCATAGGTAGAACTGTAAAAGTGCAGCATTTACAAGAACATGGATCTCCAGGATGCGTCAAGCATAGATATGTGAAAACAGTGCTTTTCCCtttatttcttttcatttttcttttcttgaatacAAAAATAGATATAGTAAGTGATAAACACATCTGCAATAAAATGGAAATGGCATCTGTTGTGGAAAGTCCAGAAAAGGGAGATTGAGAATTTGAGATAGTTTGGACTTTGAACATGGCCATCACAGATGGAAGAATGCTCCAGTATGAAGGGTTGAGTAAATTGTAATGGTTAGATGTAAGAAAGGGAAGAACAAGCCTAAGATGATATATAGGCAAGCAGCAAGAAAGAACTTGGCAACCTCAGATCTTTCTGAAGTTGTAGTCCTAAATTGGTTGGAATTGTAGAACCATATCCATATAACCAAAACCCAACTGCTCTGGGATTAAGGCTTAGTTGAGTTGAGTAAGATTAAAATACATAAGTTTATATAATCTACTAAACAACCAACATCCAATGctaatttaatatgaaaaagtaAACTACAATGCACCAAGTATGCAAATGCATTCACTAACTCCATTTTGTAAAGAAACACTAAAAGAAGTCCACCTTTGGTTTGAGGAGGGCTAGATTACAATCTTTTACATTAGGATGTCTTCCTAAGATGCCTAATCACATGAAGCAACCTTAAATACTGTGCCAAAGCTTAGGATACACTAATCTATAAAATGAACACCAAGGACATGACTACATAGGCATTCTTATAACCACACAATCATACGTTCATCACTAGGAAAAATTACAAACCAACTGATGACCACATAAAAGGGTGAGTATCATAAAAGAACTTGAATGGAATCGTAGACCTGCATTGACCGCAATAATGCCCTTAAATCAGCATTCTCTGCCATCAATTCTTGATTCTTAGCCTCATAAGCATCCACCTGCCAAAAGCATATTGCAATCATGACTCAACAGAAGCTATGAAATTCACAACTCAATCAGCATACATACTATTTTCTTATAGAAATCATTATCAGCCTTCTTCCCATTCCATGTTCCTCGCTGTCTGCCTTCTTTCTGTAAATATCATAAAAAGCCATGGCATGATAATTACTTTAAAGCACAACACGAAGATTGAGAAAATGATAATGATATTCCTGTGTACTAATTCAAATACTACCTGAAGCAAATTCATTATCTCCATGCCTGATCTTGATTCCTTCTTTTTCTCCATTAATACTTGATTTAGCTTCTCCtgaataaagtaaaataaaaataaaaataaaaataaacaactATTATCACAACTCATCCACTCATGTAATTTCCCTCatgaaaaatccatggctaGAACACAACTAGCTAATTGATTCTCCACACATGACCAAGGACATGTAAACATAATCTACCTGCAGCTTTACATactccttttcctttttcttcattTCATGCACTTGTTGAGTCCTCACTTGCTTTAGCAACATCAATGCATCAAAGA encodes:
- the LOC110630828 gene encoding afadin- and alpha-actinin-binding protein isoform X2; the protein is MPPTDADLDLRTSTASSFLIGDYAFADASNLEHCAKYLNQTLVTFGFPASLDLFANDPVSIARTCNCIYSLLQQRQRDIEFRESANEQRQRLLSDISRLEAKVERLESQLQAKDREIATITRTEAKATAAFKAQIEKLQQERDEFQRMVIGNQQVRTQQVHEMKKKEKEYVKLQEKLNQVLMEKKKESRSGMEIMNLLQKEGRQRGTWNGKKADNDFYKKIVDAYEAKNQELMAENADLRALLRSMQVDMRDFINAPNGSTKQSLAVNEKLEADPSQSPLGGRTDVFDLPLHMARDQIEESLRTKISSIKERMVQLQDAQKGAEVTSEATERELELEAQLVEARSIIQEQASIMSKHLAKSERPRRLNEHYKS
- the LOC110630828 gene encoding afadin- and alpha-actinin-binding protein isoform X1, which codes for MPPTDADLDLRTSTASSFLIGDYAFADASNLEHCAKYLNQTLVTFGFPASLDLFANDPVSIARTCNCIYSLLQQRQRDIEFRESANEQRQRLLSDISRLEAKVERLESQLQAKDREIATITRTEAKATAAFKAQIEKLQQERDEFQRMVIGNQQVRTQQVHEMKKKEKEYVKLQEKLNQVLMEKKKESRSGMEIMNLLQKEGRQRGTWNGKKADNDFYKKIVDAYEAKNQELMAENADLRALLRSMQVDMRDFINAPNGSTKQSLAVNEKLEADPSQSPLGGRTDVFDLPLHMARDQIEESLRTKISSIKERMVQLQDAQKGAEVTSEATERELELEAQLVEARSIIQEQASIMSKHLAKSERPRESIISSPAEGV